Proteins from one Brevibacillus humidisoli genomic window:
- a CDS encoding glycosyl hydrolase family 18 protein: protein MRFHKGIVSRSIVCSMIAALVLSLLPLFAFSAQPAAAAEGAKIVGYYPSWGAYGRNYNVWEIDAGKVTHINYAFADICWDGRHGNPDPTGPNPQTWTCQDENGTINVPNGTIVLGDPWIDAQKSFPGDTWDQPLRGNLNQLIKLKQDNPHLKTIISVGGWTWSNRFSDVAASAQTRETFAKSAVDFVRKYQFDGVDLDWEYPVEGGLPGNSRRPGDKQNYTLLLQEVREHLDAAEREDGQEYLLTIASGASPAFAQNTELDKIAQVVDWINIMTYDFNGGWQTISAHNAPLYFDPAAEAAGVPQAASYHVAAAVQGHLSAGVPGNKLVAGLPFYGRGWGGCPSANNGEYQTCTGTSNTGTWEKGVYDFSDLEANYINKNGYTRYWNDTAKVPFLYNPAQQTMISYDDVESIGYKTAYIKSEGLAGAMFWEFSSDRNNTLLSKVYDDLLGSAPGDTTPPTAPENVTVTGQTANSVSLRWDAATDNVGVAGYIVSYDSADVDVSGTSTTITGLTPDTTYTFTVQAKDAAGNVSAASSPVTATTEPAGEDSEPPSAPANLRATETTSTSVTLAWDASTDNVGVSGYTVAYGTTSLDVTETSVTVSGLTADTSYTFTVRAKDAAGNLSQESSVTVRTNSAATCDYPAWSSSEVYTAGDRVTYNGIIYEAKWWTQGEQPDQSGEWGVWKYIGECS, encoded by the coding sequence ATGAGATTCCACAAAGGGATTGTCAGTAGGAGCATCGTTTGCTCCATGATTGCTGCACTGGTTTTGTCGCTGTTGCCGTTGTTTGCTTTCTCCGCTCAGCCGGCTGCGGCTGCTGAGGGCGCCAAAATCGTCGGCTACTACCCCTCTTGGGGTGCATACGGTCGCAACTACAACGTTTGGGAGATAGACGCAGGAAAAGTGACGCACATCAACTACGCATTTGCAGACATCTGCTGGGATGGCAGGCATGGCAACCCGGATCCGACCGGACCCAACCCGCAGACGTGGACCTGCCAGGATGAAAACGGGACGATCAACGTTCCCAACGGAACGATTGTGTTGGGCGATCCCTGGATTGACGCTCAGAAGTCATTTCCCGGCGATACCTGGGATCAACCGCTTCGCGGCAACCTGAATCAGTTGATCAAGCTGAAACAAGACAACCCGCACCTGAAGACGATTATTTCAGTAGGCGGCTGGACCTGGTCAAACCGGTTCTCCGATGTGGCTGCCAGCGCCCAAACGCGCGAGACCTTTGCCAAATCGGCGGTCGATTTCGTTCGCAAGTATCAGTTTGATGGCGTCGATCTCGACTGGGAGTATCCTGTAGAAGGCGGATTGCCAGGCAACAGCAGACGTCCGGGGGACAAGCAAAACTACACGCTGCTTCTGCAAGAGGTGCGTGAGCATCTGGACGCAGCGGAGCGAGAGGATGGTCAGGAGTATCTGTTAACGATCGCCTCAGGTGCCTCCCCCGCCTTTGCGCAAAATACGGAGCTTGACAAGATTGCTCAGGTGGTCGATTGGATCAATATCATGACCTATGACTTCAATGGCGGCTGGCAGACGATTAGTGCACACAACGCGCCGCTCTATTTCGATCCGGCTGCGGAAGCGGCGGGAGTGCCGCAGGCGGCATCGTATCATGTAGCTGCTGCTGTGCAGGGCCATCTATCCGCTGGTGTGCCTGGGAACAAACTGGTGGCAGGTCTGCCGTTTTACGGTCGCGGCTGGGGTGGCTGCCCCAGTGCCAACAACGGCGAGTACCAGACATGCACCGGCACGTCTAACACTGGTACGTGGGAAAAAGGGGTATACGATTTCTCTGACCTGGAGGCCAACTACATCAACAAAAACGGCTATACCCGCTACTGGAATGACACGGCAAAGGTACCGTTCCTCTACAATCCTGCCCAGCAGACCATGATAAGCTACGACGATGTTGAATCGATCGGATACAAAACGGCCTACATCAAGTCTGAGGGCTTGGCCGGAGCGATGTTCTGGGAGTTCAGCTCCGATAGGAACAACACCTTGTTGAGCAAAGTGTACGACGATCTGCTGGGGTCGGCGCCAGGAGATACGACGCCGCCGACGGCACCAGAGAATGTAACGGTGACCGGTCAAACAGCCAACAGTGTATCACTCCGTTGGGATGCGGCAACAGACAATGTCGGGGTTGCGGGGTACATCGTATCCTACGATTCTGCCGATGTTGACGTGAGCGGTACGAGCACCACGATTACCGGATTGACGCCTGATACGACATATACGTTTACGGTACAGGCTAAAGATGCGGCCGGAAACGTCTCAGCGGCCAGCAGTCCGGTTACAGCAACCACCGAACCGGCAGGAGAGGACTCCGAACCGCCAAGTGCACCAGCTAACCTGCGGGCAACCGAGACGACTTCCACCAGCGTAACATTGGCATGGGACGCTTCCACGGACAACGTCGGGGTAAGCGGGTACACCGTTGCCTACGGTACGACCAGCCTCGACGTGACCGAGACCAGCGTCACCGTCAGTGGCCTGACAGCAGACACGTCCTACACCTTTACGGTGAGAGCAAAGGATGCGGCAGGCAATCTGTCACAGGAGAGCAGTGTTACGGTGAGAACCAACTCCGCTGCCACCTGCGACTACCCGGCATGGAGTTCCTCAGAAGTCTATACGGCAGGTGACCGTGTCACCTACAATGGTATCATCTACGAAGCCAAGTGGTGGACGCAGGGCGAGCAGCCAGATCAAAGCGGTGAGTGGGGCGTCTGGAAATACATTGGAGAGTGTAGTTAG
- a CDS encoding LCP family protein yields MKRLINRRAAKPVIGLLILAIVCSAAGYTFYTAYQFKKMTREWYQSLSKEPSALTESDTDLKQEQPEEQGTPLFPKPRPLKPFTLLLIGVDSREGERARSDTMMLAAVHPVRQRIYLLSIPRDSYMELPGRGFDKVNHAMAYGGPALLKETLEQYFDVPIDRYITVDFEGFRQVVDELGGIQVNIKKRMKYTDPTDGTRIDLEPGLQVLNGKQALDYARYRKSDIGREDSDAERISRQQEILQALVKKGESLQGVIKVFSLMDILGGHVKTDLSEAEIASLLISYRDSQKNLLLTDTLKGQDQRIWKNGLRVWYYLVEHAEKERIQHRLLEELKGKTAS; encoded by the coding sequence GTGAAGCGCTTGATAAACCGACGGGCAGCCAAACCCGTCATCGGCCTCTTGATCCTTGCGATTGTTTGTTCTGCGGCAGGATATACGTTTTATACGGCTTATCAGTTCAAAAAGATGACCAGGGAATGGTATCAATCGCTGTCCAAAGAACCGTCTGCCCTCACTGAGAGCGACACCGATCTGAAGCAGGAACAACCGGAGGAGCAGGGAACTCCGTTATTTCCCAAGCCGAGACCGCTGAAGCCTTTTACGCTGCTGCTGATCGGTGTGGACAGCCGGGAGGGAGAGCGGGCCCGCTCCGATACGATGATGCTGGCTGCGGTTCATCCCGTCCGACAGCGGATTTATCTCCTCTCCATTCCGCGCGACAGCTATATGGAACTGCCCGGAAGAGGGTTTGATAAGGTAAATCATGCCATGGCGTACGGTGGCCCTGCCTTGTTGAAAGAAACGCTGGAGCAGTACTTTGATGTTCCGATTGATCGGTATATCACAGTCGATTTTGAAGGGTTCCGACAGGTTGTGGACGAGCTGGGCGGCATCCAGGTGAACATCAAAAAACGGATGAAATACACAGATCCGACTGACGGAACGCGTATTGACCTGGAGCCTGGGCTGCAGGTGCTAAACGGCAAGCAGGCCCTTGACTACGCCCGCTATCGGAAGAGTGACATCGGCCGTGAAGACAGTGATGCTGAGCGAATCTCCCGACAGCAGGAGATTCTGCAGGCATTGGTGAAAAAAGGTGAGTCATTGCAGGGGGTCATCAAGGTATTTTCGCTAATGGACATTTTAGGCGGTCACGTGAAGACCGATTTGTCTGAGGCGGAGATTGCTTCTCTCCTAATCTCCTACCGCGATTCTCAAAAAAACCTGCTCCTAACCGATACCCTGAAAGGGCAAGATCAGCGGATCTGGAAGAACGGTCTTCGCGTGTGGTATTATCTGGTTGAACATGCAGAAAAAGAGCGGATCCAACACCGCCTGCTGGAAGAACTAAAGGGGAAGACCGCCAGTTGA
- a CDS encoding long-chain-fatty-acid--CoA ligase, with translation MSNAKPWIASYPVEVPASLEYPRVSLTYFLEQSAREFPHNHALYFMGRRITYAELLSLSYRFAHALIRRGVKKGDRVAIMLPNSPQAVISYYGALFAGAVVVQTNPLYTERELIHQISDSGAEVIVTLDLLFSRIMNVKSSTSLRRVIVTGMGEYLPALKRLVYPLVQRKQGQRPQVAYGNGVEAFSALMDEGDTSPVRVEIDPEEDLALLQYTGGTTGTAKGVMLTHQNLIANAVQTFAIIYKLKKGQEKILGALPLFHVYGMTTVMNLGIQMAAEIQLIPRFDVKEILKTIHHAKPTLFPGAPTMYIALINHPELKKYDLSSIKACVSGSAPLPLEVQQRFEELTGGRLVEGYGLTESSPVTHSNPLWGHRISGSIGLPWPDTDCRIVDPATGEVLPQGEVGELAVKGPQVMRGYWNRPEDTAAVLQDGWLLTGDMAYMDEKGYFYIVDRKKDMIIAGGYNIYPREVEEVLFEHPAVQEAAVVGVPDPYRGETVKAFVVVKPGQTASEEELDAHCRKRLAAYKVPRIYEYRSELPKTMVGKVLRRQLQEESRQQTLAEASAQEMAP, from the coding sequence ATGTCAAATGCCAAGCCTTGGATTGCCAGTTACCCCGTAGAAGTACCTGCGTCACTGGAATACCCCCGTGTTTCATTGACGTATTTTCTCGAACAGTCTGCCAGAGAATTCCCCCACAATCATGCCCTTTACTTTATGGGCAGACGGATCACCTATGCTGAATTGCTGTCGCTATCGTATCGATTTGCCCACGCATTGATCAGACGCGGCGTCAAAAAAGGTGATCGCGTAGCCATCATGTTGCCCAATTCACCGCAAGCAGTCATTTCTTACTACGGAGCTTTATTTGCCGGTGCCGTTGTCGTACAGACCAATCCCCTCTATACCGAACGCGAACTGATTCATCAGATCAGTGATTCGGGAGCGGAAGTGATTGTCACACTCGACTTGTTGTTCTCCCGCATTATGAATGTCAAATCTTCCACATCACTGCGTCGCGTCATCGTGACCGGCATGGGTGAATACCTGCCTGCCTTGAAGCGGCTTGTGTACCCGCTAGTGCAGCGAAAGCAAGGGCAAAGGCCGCAGGTGGCGTACGGCAATGGAGTGGAGGCCTTTTCTGCCCTGATGGACGAGGGGGACACTTCTCCCGTGCGGGTAGAAATCGATCCAGAAGAAGATCTGGCTCTTTTGCAGTATACCGGGGGGACAACCGGAACGGCCAAAGGGGTTATGTTGACACACCAAAACCTGATTGCCAACGCCGTCCAGACTTTCGCGATCATTTACAAACTGAAGAAGGGCCAGGAAAAGATTCTTGGAGCCCTGCCGCTTTTCCATGTCTACGGGATGACTACCGTGATGAATCTGGGGATACAGATGGCTGCAGAAATTCAGCTGATCCCGCGGTTTGATGTTAAGGAGATCCTGAAGACAATCCACCATGCGAAGCCCACCCTTTTTCCCGGAGCACCGACGATGTACATCGCCTTGATTAATCATCCCGAACTGAAAAAATACGACCTGTCTTCCATCAAAGCTTGTGTCAGCGGTTCTGCGCCTCTTCCTTTGGAAGTGCAGCAGCGCTTTGAGGAACTGACCGGCGGCAGGCTGGTAGAAGGGTACGGGCTGACCGAGAGCTCACCGGTCACCCACTCCAATCCGCTTTGGGGCCATCGAATTAGCGGCAGTATTGGGCTCCCGTGGCCAGATACGGATTGTCGCATTGTTGATCCCGCTACAGGTGAAGTACTGCCGCAGGGCGAAGTGGGAGAGTTGGCAGTAAAGGGACCGCAGGTGATGCGAGGATACTGGAACCGGCCGGAAGATACGGCAGCGGTGCTGCAGGATGGCTGGCTGTTGACCGGTGACATGGCCTACATGGACGAAAAAGGTTACTTTTACATTGTCGATCGGAAGAAGGATATGATTATCGCGGGAGGCTACAACATCTACCCACGCGAGGTGGAGGAAGTCTTGTTTGAGCATCCTGCCGTGCAGGAGGCGGCAGTGGTAGGAGTACCTGATCCTTACCGTGGCGAGACAGTGAAGGCTTTTGTCGTCGTCAAACCGGGTCAGACGGCCAGCGAGGAAGAACTGGACGCCCACTGTAGGAAACGGTTGGCTGCCTATAAAGTTCCTCGCATCTACGAATATCGCAGTGAACTGCCCAAGACGATGGTTGGAAAAGTGCTGCGAAGACAGCTGCAGGAAGAAAGCCGGCAACAGACACTAGCAGAAGCCTCAGCACAGGAGATGGCGCCGTAG